In Pseudomonadaceae bacterium SI-3, the sequence ACATGAATTGCTCCTGTTACCGGGCGCGCCGGTAGTTACTGACCGATAACCTGGACTTGAGATAGCCCGATGCTGCCGACACCGGCCAGATTGAGCTGAAGCTCACCGCCGTTTTGTCCGAGAGTGACGCTGTCTACGTTGGCAGGAAGCAAGGTGTACAACCCCTTCGTCTCGCCTTGATAAGTGGCTTGTGCTTCGAATCGATAAGTACCCGGCGGCAAGGTTTTGCCGCTCGAGTCTTTGCCATCCCACATAAACGAAACATTGCCAGCTTCCTGCTGACCCATGTTGATCCGATTCACTACCGTACCGGCGCTGTCATAGACGTTGACCGCCACGTTGCTGCTGGTTGTCGGGAGAACGATGCTGGCCTTGAAGGTTTCGCTGGTATCCACAACGGCTTTATCGGTTGGCACGATTACTTTGCGGCCGACGAGTGACGATGCTTGCAGCGCCTGGGATGACTGATACCCGGACAGCATGGTTTCCATGCTCGAGTTCAGTTTTTCCACACCTTCAACGGTGCTGAACTGTGCCAGCTGCGCGATGAACTCACCGTTCTCTTGCGGCTCCAGCGGGTTCTGGTTGTTCAGCTGAGTAACCAGCAACTCGAGAAACTCGTTTTTGCCGAGGTCGTTGCTTTTTACTTCGCGATCTTTGATCTGGTATTGGTCAAGTACCGAGCCGGTACCGCTGACGCCGCCTGTCGTGCTCATGGCTATATCTCGTAGTGGTTACTGGCCCAGGGTCAGTACTTTCTGCAACATGGTTTTGGCTGTATTCATCAGCTCAGCATTGGTTTGAAACGACCGGCTGGCGGAAATCATGTCGGCCATTTCTTCAACGACATTGACGTTCGGGTAATACACGTAGCCTTCGGCATTCGCCGCCGGATGGCTGGGCTCGTACCGGGCTTGCAGTTCGCTCTGGTCTTCCACCACTCCCAGCACCTGCACGCCTGCCCCTGCCTGGTCCTGCTCAGCGAACAACGACTCGTTCGGCGACCCGTTGGCCTGCTGCAGCACGGTTGCGAACACGGGGTGACGCGCGCGATAAGTCTGATCGACGCTAGACGACACCGTTTCGGCGTTAGCAATGTTGCTGGAAATGGTGTTGAGACGAGTGCTCTGGGCACTCATGCCGCTGCCGGCGATGCTGAATACACTGCTGAGGGACATGGTTTTTGCTCCTTTTATTCGCCGCGCAGGGCGCTCATGAGCCCCCGGAATTTACTGTTGAGCAAGGTGAAACTTGCCTGAAAGTCGATAGCATTCTCGGCATAGGCCGCTTGCTCAACCTGGGCATCAACAGTGTTTTGATCGAGCGAAGCGTGCGCCGGCGTGCGGAAACGCAAGCCGGGATCGGCAATCTCCATGCCTTCGGCGGCAATATGCTTGCTGCTGGTCACGGCCACGCCGAATCCGCCCTGGTTCTTGCTGTTTTGCGCAGCAAGCACCGAGCTGAAATCCAGATCACGCGCTTTGTAGTTAGGGGTGTCAGCGTTGGCAATGTTGTTGGCAAGCACCTCGGCACGCTGAGCGCGAAAACCGAGCGCCTTCTCATGGATGCCGAGTGCCTTGTCGAAACTGATGCTCATGATCTAGCCCTTTGCCGGGTACAAGTCTGCTTAGCAAACTTACAGCAAAGCCCATGCCATTTCAGCAACTGACTGATCTATAAGACTTTTACGAAGAGTGGATTGGCCTAGGCGTCAAAAGCGGCAAAGCGTGACCTATGTTTTTGCCGCTCATCCAGCCCACAGCGACAGATTCCTGCCGCCTTTTGCTATGAATTAACCATTACTTTGCTTTGTAGATGATGCCCGGGCTGCATTGCACCATCTGATACAGCTCAGGAAGACCGTTCAGCGCTTCTGATGCTCCCAGAAAGAGGTATCCGCCTGGCTTCAACGTCGCGTGGATTCGTTTGAGGATGTCTTTCTTTACATCAGCAGAAAAATAAATCAGCACGTTGCGGCAGAACACCACATCGAACTTGCCGAGCACTGCATAGCTGTCGAGAAGGTTCTGCACCCGAAACTCAACACGACTACGAATTGCCGGCTTAACCACCCAACGACCCGGGCTTTTCACCTCGAAATGACGCTGCAGCCGCTCACTGGATAAACCTCGAGCGATAGCGAGACTGTCATATTCGGCTGCCTTCGATGCAGCAAGCATGGCGCCTGACAACTCAGTAGCCACGATCTGAACTGCCGTTTTCGGCTGGCTAGGACTACTGCGCTCGTACTCGTCGATGGTCATCGACAGCGAGTAAGGCTCTTGCCCCGATGAACAAGCCGCCGACCAGATACGCAAGCGCTGTCCCGGCGCGTTTTTCAGCAGCTCAGGCAGAACGCGGTTTTTCATCACCTCAAAAGGATAGGTGTCACGAAACCAGAGCGTCTCGTTGGTTGTCATGGCGTCCACGACCTGCTCGCGCAGGCCGCTACGTGGCTGGGACTGAATCTTCCTGACCAAATCGCCAAGCGTTTTGAGCCCTTGTTGCTCCATAAGCTTGTTCAACCTGCTGGACACCAGGTATTGCTTGTTGCTGCCCAGCAGAATGCCGCACGTCTTCTCGAGGAATATTCGGAACTGATCGAAATCCGGATCACCTGACACTAATAATGCCCACCAGTCATATTAAGAGGACGAAGCCTCAATTCTTATCCGTAGTCCGGATCCGCTCTATCACTCGATTGGCCAGATCATCTGCCTGAAACTTGGCGAGAAAATCGTCCGCTCCGACCCGCTTGACCATGCTCTGGTTGAACACACCGGAAAGCGAAGTATGCAGCAGAATATGCATATCACGCATAGACGGATCCTGACGAACCTCCGTCGTCAGGGTGTAACCATCCATTTCTGGCATTTCGATATCGGAAATCATCATTATGAATTCGTCAGACGGCTTCTTGCCGTCCGCTACAAGCTTCCGCAGATAGGTGAGCGCCTGCCGCCCATCATTGTGCGCAACGACCTCGATTCCCAGATTTTGTAGACAACGCATGATCTGCTTTCGCGCCACAGACGAGTCATCGACAATCAATACCCGGCTGGTTGAGGCCTTGTTACTGGTTGCCTCGTCCGCAATGCTGACCGAGAGCACTTCGGACACCGGCGCCACTTCGGCGAGTATCTTTTCAACGTCGATGATTTCTACCATCTGTTGATCTACATGAGTCACGGCCGTCAAATAATGGTCGTGCCCAACACCCTTAGGCGGCGGAAGAATATCTTCCCAGTTCATGTTGACTATCCGCTCCACCGAGCGGACCAGAAAACCAAGCACCTTGGTGTTGTATTCGACAATGATGGCAAAGCTATTCGGCAAATCCTGTAGCACTGGCTTTCCGGTAGCAGCGGACAGATCGAGGATAGAAAGCGTACTTCCCCGAATGTTTGCCACCCCCCTCACCACCGGGCTCGACCGAGGCATGACCGTGAGCCGAGGGCACT encodes:
- a CDS encoding flagellar hook assembly protein FlgD — its product is MSTTGGVSGTGSVLDQYQIKDREVKSNDLGKNEFLELLVTQLNNQNPLEPQENGEFIAQLAQFSTVEGVEKLNSSMETMLSGYQSSQALQASSLVGRKVIVPTDKAVVDTSETFKASIVLPTTSSNVAVNVYDSAGTVVNRINMGQQEAGNVSFMWDGKDSSGKTLPPGTYRFEAQATYQGETKGLYTLLPANVDSVTLGQNGGELQLNLAGVGSIGLSQVQVIGQ
- the flgC gene encoding flagellar basal body rod protein FlgC; protein product: MSLSSVFSIAGSGMSAQSTRLNTISSNIANAETVSSSVDQTYRARHPVFATVLQQANGSPNESLFAEQDQAGAGVQVLGVVEDQSELQARYEPSHPAANAEGYVYYPNVNVVEEMADMISASRSFQTNAELMNTAKTMLQKVLTLGQ
- a CDS encoding flagellar basal body rod protein FlgB, with product MSISFDKALGIHEKALGFRAQRAEVLANNIANADTPNYKARDLDFSSVLAAQNSKNQGGFGVAVTSSKHIAAEGMEIADPGLRFRTPAHASLDQNTVDAQVEQAAYAENAIDFQASFTLLNSKFRGLMSALRGE
- a CDS encoding protein-glutamate O-methyltransferase CheR, yielding MSGDPDFDQFRIFLEKTCGILLGSNKQYLVSSRLNKLMEQQGLKTLGDLVRKIQSQPRSGLREQVVDAMTTNETLWFRDTYPFEVMKNRVLPELLKNAPGQRLRIWSAACSSGQEPYSLSMTIDEYERSSPSQPKTAVQIVATELSGAMLAASKAAEYDSLAIARGLSSERLQRHFEVKSPGRWVVKPAIRSRVEFRVQNLLDSYAVLGKFDVVFCRNVLIYFSADVKKDILKRIHATLKPGGYLFLGASEALNGLPELYQMVQCSPGIIYKAK
- a CDS encoding chemotaxis protein CheW; translation: MAGVLDSVNQRTQLVGQNRLELLLFRLDGKQLYGINVFKVKEVLQCPRLTVMPRSSPVVRGVANIRGSTLSILDLSAATGKPVLQDLPNSFAIIVEYNTKVLGFLVRSVERIVNMNWEDILPPPKGVGHDHYLTAVTHVDQQMVEIIDVEKILAEVAPVSEVLSVSIADEATSNKASTSRVLIVDDSSVARKQIMRCLQNLGIEVVAHNDGRQALTYLRKLVADGKKPSDEFIMMISDIEMPEMDGYTLTTEVRQDPSMRDMHILLHTSLSGVFNQSMVKRVGADDFLAKFQADDLANRVIERIRTTDKN